The proteins below come from a single Psychrobacter sp. PL19 genomic window:
- a CDS encoding YceD family protein, with protein sequence MSSTPANKPSAVHTGATQASILVDMPEHISLDKWADSGFEWQGEVVPTTFSRLAAQLTTEHEQPKLQIDAKLYRRNNVLHLAFKTTGEVWLNCQRCLQPVAIDITDDCDIALLDDESQVRIVNEEQDYLLLNEVISDQTPERLLLLKNLVEDEILLKIPMAAKHDDCEMAVEQVGDIPEEETENPFAALAALKGKL encoded by the coding sequence ATGTCAAGTACTCCAGCGAACAAACCATCAGCAGTTCACACCGGTGCTACTCAAGCGTCTATCTTAGTAGATATGCCTGAACATATTTCTTTAGATAAGTGGGCTGATAGCGGTTTTGAGTGGCAAGGCGAAGTAGTGCCGACGACTTTTTCGCGTCTGGCTGCGCAATTAACCACAGAGCACGAGCAACCAAAATTACAAATAGACGCTAAGTTATATCGTCGTAATAATGTTTTGCACCTTGCTTTTAAAACGACTGGTGAGGTATGGCTAAACTGTCAACGCTGTTTGCAACCGGTGGCAATTGATATCACAGATGATTGTGATATTGCGTTATTAGATGATGAAAGCCAAGTACGTATAGTAAATGAGGAACAAGACTACTTGTTATTAAATGAGGTGATTAGCGATCAGACACCTGAGCGTTTATTGCTACTTAAGAATTTAGTTGAAGATGAAATACTGCTCAAAATTCCAATGGCAGCAAAGCATGATGACTGTGAGATGGCTGTTGAGCAAGTGGGAGATATACCTGAAGAGGAAACAGAAAACCCCTTTGCAGCACTGGCTGCATTAAAAGGTAAACTATAA
- a CDS encoding elongation factor P hydroxylase, producing MISHTANPDFSTLLNTVDAEVLLQHLVALENEIADANGPIQTHIDEHLSYLARQSLCNIEALDRKENSDASIGTSVSDDTGILNSYDEQLATSSLMTLFDRLFASQQVKLVRSGSEPEYIPADNTNPARIEFAHGFFASALHEVSHWCIAGERRRQLPDFGYWYAPDGRSAAQQHAFECLEIKPQALECLFTLACRRPFQVSQDNLFADFDTSASTFTADVYRQAAQYLAAPKNLPRDAKTLLRALLTICIIK from the coding sequence ATGATCTCTCACACCGCCAATCCTGATTTTTCCACCTTGTTAAACACTGTTGACGCCGAGGTCTTATTGCAACATTTGGTAGCGTTAGAAAATGAGATAGCAGACGCTAATGGCCCAATACAAACTCACATAGATGAGCATTTGAGCTATCTGGCACGGCAATCGCTGTGCAATATTGAGGCGCTCGATAGAAAAGAAAATAGTGATGCTAGTATTGGTACTAGTGTTAGTGATGATACGGGTATTCTAAATAGCTATGACGAACAGTTAGCTACTAGCAGCTTAATGACCCTGTTTGATAGGCTGTTTGCTAGCCAACAAGTAAAATTAGTTCGCAGTGGTAGTGAGCCTGAGTATATTCCTGCTGATAACACCAATCCTGCGCGTATTGAATTTGCTCATGGTTTTTTTGCTAGTGCTTTGCATGAAGTTAGTCACTGGTGTATTGCCGGCGAAAGGCGTAGGCAACTGCCAGACTTTGGCTATTGGTATGCACCAGATGGACGCTCAGCAGCACAACAGCACGCATTTGAGTGCCTAGAAATAAAGCCCCAGGCCTTAGAGTGTTTATTTACTCTTGCCTGTAGACGGCCTTTTCAAGTCTCACAAGACAACCTGTTTGCCGATTTTGATACTAGCGCTAGCACCTTTACTGCTGATGTTTATCGACAGGCTGCCCAATATCTTGCCGCACCAAAAAACCTACCTCGTGATGCGAAAACATTACTGCGAGCATTATTAACGATCTGTATTATCAAATAG
- a CDS encoding L-threonylcarbamoyladenylate synthase: MQIFYIHPDNPQPRLIEQAADLLRADQLLIYPTDTSYAFGCRLGAKDALDKLKQIRELDDKHQFTLLCRDLSEIATYAAVDNVQFKQLKAHTPAPITFILNATKDVPKKLAHAKKKTIGIRVPSNPIAQALLTAMGEPILTSSLILPTHDHVLDDPFDIEDLLGNQIDGLINAGIKTTKLTTIVDMTSGQPEIIRQGAADVSSLLL, translated from the coding sequence ATGCAAATATTCTATATTCATCCTGACAACCCACAACCACGCCTGATTGAGCAAGCTGCTGACTTACTACGCGCTGATCAATTGCTGATCTACCCTACTGATACCAGCTATGCTTTTGGTTGCCGACTAGGGGCTAAAGATGCACTTGATAAGCTTAAGCAAATTCGCGAGCTCGACGATAAGCATCAATTTACTCTACTGTGCCGTGATTTAAGTGAGATTGCCACTTATGCGGCAGTAGATAATGTGCAATTTAAGCAACTTAAGGCTCATACGCCAGCGCCGATTACTTTTATTTTAAACGCCACTAAAGATGTACCTAAAAAACTGGCGCATGCTAAGAAAAAAACAATTGGTATTCGTGTTCCTAGCAATCCTATCGCTCAAGCATTGCTAACAGCAATGGGTGAGCCCATCTTGACCAGTTCATTAATATTACCTACCCATGACCATGTTTTGGATGATCCTTTCGATATCGAGGACTTATTAGGCAATCAGATAGACGGCCTAATCAACGCTGGTATAAAAACGACTAAGCTCACTACCATCGTAGATATGACCAGCGGCCAACCTGAAATCATTAGACAAGGTGCCGCCGACGTCAGCTCGCTATTATTATGA
- the rplQ gene encoding 50S ribosomal protein L17, which translates to MRHRKSGVKLGRTGSHRKAMFQNMTNSLFEHELIKTTLPKAKELRRVAEPLITMAKDDSVANRRLAFSRMRSKAMVGKLFGTLGPRYQTRPGGYLRIVKCGNRDGDNAPMAYVELVDRD; encoded by the coding sequence ATGCGCCATCGTAAGAGTGGAGTCAAGCTGGGTCGTACCGGCAGTCATCGCAAAGCAATGTTCCAGAACATGACCAACTCGTTATTTGAGCATGAACTGATTAAAACAACATTACCAAAAGCTAAAGAATTACGCCGCGTTGCTGAGCCATTAATCACTATGGCAAAAGACGATAGCGTCGCTAATCGTCGTCTAGCATTCAGCCGTATGCGTAGCAAAGCTATGGTAGGCAAACTATTTGGCACGTTAGGTCCTCGTTACCAAACGCGTCCAGGTGGTTATCTGCGTATCGTAAAATGCGGTAATCGTGATGGTGACAATGCACCAATGGCCTATGTAGAATTAGTTGATCGCGACTAA
- a CDS encoding DNA-directed RNA polymerase subunit alpha, which yields MMLNATEFLTPNAINVDTVNETIAKVTLEPLERGFGHTLGNALRRILLSSLPGAAVIEAEIDGVDHEYSTLEGLQEDVLDLLLNLKGLAITLHDQNEVFLTLDKQGPGTITAADIALPHNVDIINPELVLGTLSDRGHLKMRLRVVMGRGYEPANQRREDGDTKAIGRLKLDASFSPVLRVAYQVENARVEQRTDLDRLIVELETNGTIDPEEAIRKAATILQQQISIFVDLEAEEAPEPVKEKEEVDPVLLRPVDDLELTVRSANCLKAENIYYIGDLVQRSETELLKTPNLGKKSLTEIKDVLASKDLELGMRLDNWPPADLRVDDRFSYRSR from the coding sequence ATGATGCTAAATGCAACTGAGTTTCTAACGCCGAATGCCATTAACGTGGACACGGTTAATGAAACGATTGCGAAAGTCACGCTCGAACCGTTAGAACGCGGCTTTGGGCATACCCTAGGGAATGCCTTACGTCGTATCTTGTTATCTTCATTACCTGGCGCTGCTGTCATTGAAGCTGAGATTGATGGTGTTGACCATGAATACTCAACGCTTGAAGGCTTGCAAGAAGACGTACTTGACCTGCTTTTGAACTTAAAAGGCTTGGCCATTACTCTTCATGACCAAAATGAAGTATTTTTGACCTTGGATAAACAAGGTCCAGGCACCATTACTGCTGCAGATATTGCCCTGCCGCATAATGTCGATATTATCAATCCAGAATTGGTATTGGGTACATTAAGCGACCGTGGTCATCTTAAGATGCGTCTGCGCGTAGTCATGGGTCGTGGATATGAGCCAGCAAATCAGCGCCGTGAAGATGGCGATACCAAAGCAATTGGTCGTTTAAAGCTTGATGCAAGCTTTAGCCCAGTGCTGCGAGTCGCTTATCAGGTTGAGAACGCACGTGTAGAACAACGTACCGATCTTGACCGTCTTATCGTCGAGCTTGAAACTAATGGCACTATTGATCCAGAAGAAGCAATTCGTAAAGCAGCAACTATCTTGCAACAACAGATTTCTATCTTTGTTGACTTAGAAGCTGAAGAAGCGCCTGAGCCTGTGAAAGAAAAAGAAGAGGTTGATCCAGTGCTATTACGCCCTGTGGACGACCTTGAACTAACGGTTCGCTCAGCCAACTGCTTGAAAGCTGAAAACATTTACTATATCGGTGATTTGGTCCAGCGTTCAGAGACTGAACTACTTAAAACCCCAAATCTTGGTAAGAAATCATTAACGGAAATCAAAGACGTACTAGCGTCTAAAGATTTAGAGCTCGGTATGCGCCTAGATAACTGGCCACCCGCTGACTTACGTGTTGATGATCGTTTCTCTTATCGTAGCCGTTAA
- the rpsD gene encoding 30S ribosomal protein S4 — translation MARYIGPKLKLSRREGTDLGLKSGVKPYDVKTKKAGRPPGQHGVSRNKTSEYALQLREKQKVKRIYGVLERQFANYYKEAARKRGATGENLLAMLESRLDNVVYRMGFGSTRAEARQLVSHRTVMVKKAGRDEFVRVNIPSIQLQDGDVIAIQEKSREQLRIKNAIELATQRGIPEWLDVDHSKLQGTFKKAPDRIDLPAEINESLIVELYSK, via the coding sequence ATGGCCCGCTATATTGGACCAAAACTTAAATTATCACGTCGTGAAGGGACAGACTTAGGTCTTAAGTCTGGCGTTAAACCTTACGATGTGAAAACGAAAAAAGCTGGCCGTCCGCCTGGTCAACACGGCGTCAGCCGTAATAAAACCTCGGAATATGCATTACAGTTACGTGAAAAACAAAAAGTTAAACGTATCTATGGTGTGTTAGAGCGTCAGTTTGCAAACTATTATAAAGAAGCGGCTCGTAAGCGCGGTGCTACTGGTGAAAACTTGTTAGCCATGCTAGAAAGTCGTCTAGATAATGTGGTTTATCGCATGGGCTTTGGCTCAACTCGCGCCGAAGCACGTCAGCTAGTCAGCCATCGCACAGTGATGGTAAAAAAAGCCGGTCGTGATGAGTTTGTTCGTGTGAACATTCCTTCAATTCAGCTGCAAGATGGTGATGTCATCGCTATCCAAGAGAAATCTCGCGAACAATTGCGTATTAAAAACGCGATTGAACTGGCTACCCAACGTGGTATCCCAGAATGGCTAGATGTTGATCACAGCAAATTACAAGGCACGTTCAAAAAAGCGCCTGATCGTATTGATCTACCTGCTGAAATCAACGAAAGCTTGATCGTTGAGCTATACTCTAAATAA
- the rpsK gene encoding 30S ribosomal protein S11, with protein MAKDTRSRKKVARRSVSEGVAHIHASFNNTIVTITDRQGNALAWATSGGQGFRGSRKSTPFAAQVAAEVAGKAAQEYGVKNIDVLVKGPGPGRESAVRALGALGYKVNSISDVTPIPHNGCRAPKKRRV; from the coding sequence ATGGCAAAAGACACTCGTAGTCGCAAGAAAGTGGCTCGTCGTTCAGTATCGGAGGGCGTCGCCCATATCCATGCGTCTTTTAATAACACCATTGTTACGATTACCGATCGTCAAGGTAATGCATTGGCTTGGGCCACTTCAGGTGGACAAGGCTTCCGTGGTTCACGTAAATCTACACCATTTGCAGCTCAGGTTGCAGCTGAAGTCGCTGGTAAAGCGGCTCAAGAATATGGTGTTAAGAATATCGATGTTTTGGTCAAAGGACCAGGACCGGGTCGTGAGTCTGCGGTAAGAGCACTAGGTGCATTGGGTTATAAAGTTAACAGTATTTCTGATGTAACCCCAATCCCACACAATGGTTGCCGTGCGCCGAAAAAGCGCCGCGTCTAA
- the rpsM gene encoding 30S ribosomal protein S13: MARIAGVNIPDNKHAVISLTYIFGVGRTTAKKILEAVGIAPTTKISQLDDSQLDAIRAQITNFTTEGDLRREVSMNIKRLVDLGCYRGIRHRRNLPVNGQRTKTNARTRKGPRRAIKR; this comes from the coding sequence ATGGCTCGTATTGCCGGCGTCAACATTCCGGATAATAAGCATGCTGTTATTTCGCTAACTTACATTTTTGGTGTAGGTCGTACCACTGCTAAGAAAATTTTAGAAGCAGTTGGCATTGCACCGACCACTAAAATCAGTCAGTTAGATGATTCACAGTTAGACGCTATCCGTGCACAGATTACAAATTTTACGACTGAAGGTGATCTTCGTCGCGAAGTATCAATGAATATCAAGCGTTTGGTTGATCTAGGCTGCTACCGTGGTATTCGTCATCGTCGTAACTTGCCTGTAAATGGCCAACGTACGAAAACGAATGCGCGTACTCGTAAGGGTCCACGTAGAGCAATTAAAAGATAA
- the rpmJ gene encoding 50S ribosomal protein L36 has product MKVQASVKKICGSCKVVRRKGRVHIICTAEPRHKQRQG; this is encoded by the coding sequence ATGAAAGTCCAAGCATCAGTTAAGAAGATTTGTGGTAGCTGTAAAGTTGTACGCCGTAAAGGCCGTGTGCATATTATTTGCACAGCAGAACCACGCCACAAACAACGTCAAGGTTAA
- the secY gene encoding preprotein translocase subunit SecY, whose amino-acid sequence MSSSGIPLNPFAFIRKYDELWTRLLFLIGALIVYRLGSHIPVPGINPVNLADLFSRNENTILSMFNMFSGGALERMSIMALGIMPYISASIIVQMMSAVLPSLEALKKEGEAGRRKLNKYTRQGTLALALVQSLGMCAGLISQNLTLSSGLTFYIPAVTSLVAGAMFLMWLGEQITERGVGNGISMLIFASIVAGTPGMISQSIEQVNQGQMNLIVLFIFVVLGVAVTAGIVYIERAQRRVPVNYAQKQQQGRKIYAQQQSHLPLKLNMAGVIPAIFASSLLLFPASLGQWVGQSTDPTFVQKILQNMALVLSPGQPLYLVLFGAMIIFFCYFYTALVFSPREVAENLKRSGAYIPGIRPGQQTQRYLDHVLNRLTFIGAMYMTVICLMPMVVQSSFGVPFQLGGTSLLIMVVVVMDFISQIQAHLMTHQYHDQTLIQSPTQP is encoded by the coding sequence ATGTCATCATCTGGTATACCGCTCAATCCTTTTGCGTTTATACGTAAGTATGACGAGCTATGGACGCGTTTACTGTTCTTAATTGGCGCATTGATTGTTTATCGTTTAGGGTCGCACATTCCAGTACCCGGTATTAATCCAGTCAATTTGGCAGACCTGTTCTCTCGCAATGAAAACACCATCTTGAGCATGTTTAATATGTTCTCAGGTGGTGCGCTTGAGCGGATGTCTATCATGGCGCTTGGCATCATGCCGTATATTTCAGCGTCGATTATTGTACAGATGATGTCAGCGGTACTGCCGTCGCTTGAAGCCCTCAAAAAAGAGGGTGAAGCAGGTCGACGTAAGCTTAACAAGTATACCCGACAAGGGACACTTGCTTTAGCGTTGGTACAGTCATTAGGAATGTGCGCTGGCCTTATTAGCCAGAATCTAACTCTGTCGTCCGGACTTACCTTTTATATCCCAGCGGTTACTTCTTTAGTAGCTGGCGCTATGTTCTTAATGTGGCTTGGTGAGCAGATTACAGAACGCGGTGTGGGTAATGGTATTTCAATGCTAATCTTTGCTAGTATTGTTGCCGGTACGCCAGGTATGATTTCGCAATCTATCGAACAGGTCAATCAAGGGCAGATGAACTTGATTGTACTCTTTATCTTTGTAGTGCTCGGAGTCGCGGTCACCGCGGGTATCGTTTATATTGAACGTGCTCAACGTCGTGTGCCGGTAAACTATGCGCAAAAGCAACAACAAGGTCGTAAAATTTATGCTCAGCAGCAATCACATTTGCCACTGAAGCTTAATATGGCAGGGGTTATCCCTGCTATTTTTGCCAGCTCATTGTTGTTATTTCCAGCAAGTTTAGGGCAATGGGTTGGTCAATCAACCGATCCCACCTTTGTGCAAAAGATACTACAAAATATGGCTTTGGTATTGTCTCCTGGACAGCCGCTATATCTAGTCCTGTTTGGTGCGATGATTATTTTCTTCTGCTACTTTTATACAGCATTGGTCTTTAGTCCGCGCGAAGTTGCCGAAAACCTTAAACGTAGTGGTGCGTATATTCCAGGTATTCGTCCTGGACAACAAACTCAACGATATCTCGATCATGTATTAAATCGACTGACCTTTATTGGCGCGATGTATATGACGGTTATTTGTTTAATGCCGATGGTCGTCCAGTCGTCATTTGGTGTACCGTTTCAACTCGGTGGTACATCATTACTGATTATGGTGGTTGTGGTAATGGACTTCATCTCGCAGATCCAAGCGCATTTGATGACCCATCAATATCATGATCAGACGTTAATTCAGTCGCCCACGCAACCTTAA
- the rplO gene encoding 50S ribosomal protein L15 yields the protein MGLRLNELSPGVGAKKTAQRRGRGIGSGLGKTGGRGVKGQKSRSGSGIRRGFEGGQMPLFRRLPKFGFTSKMAMTTAEVRLSELNKVEGDIVNVITLKAANLIRHDMKRARIILSGDVTKAYTFQGVKVTKGAKQAIEAAGGSIEE from the coding sequence ATGGGACTTAGATTAAATGAATTATCACCAGGTGTTGGCGCGAAAAAAACCGCCCAACGTCGTGGTCGTGGTATCGGCTCAGGCCTTGGTAAAACTGGTGGCCGTGGTGTAAAAGGTCAGAAGTCACGTTCAGGTTCTGGTATTCGCAGAGGGTTTGAAGGTGGTCAAATGCCATTATTCCGCCGTCTACCTAAATTTGGCTTTACCAGTAAAATGGCAATGACGACTGCAGAAGTCCGTTTGTCTGAACTGAATAAAGTTGAAGGCGATATCGTTAACGTTATTACTCTTAAAGCGGCTAACCTTATTCGTCACGATATGAAACGTGCCCGTATTATCTTGTCAGGTGACGTCACTAAAGCTTATACCTTCCAAGGTGTAAAAGTGACTAAAGGTGCCAAGCAAGCAATCGAAGCTGCTGGTGGTAGCATCGAGGAGTAG
- the rpmD gene encoding 50S ribosomal protein L30, producing MKTMKVTQLKSGAHRLKSHKASLKGLGLRRINHTVEVEDTPSNRGMVNRVNYMVKVEEA from the coding sequence ATGAAAACAATGAAAGTCACTCAATTAAAATCAGGTGCCCATCGCCTCAAGAGCCACAAAGCGAGCTTGAAAGGATTGGGTTTACGCCGTATTAATCATACTGTTGAAGTTGAAGATACTCCTTCAAACCGTGGTATGGTCAATCGCGTTAACTACATGGTAAAAGTGGAGGAAGCGTAA
- the rpsE gene encoding 30S ribosomal protein S5, translated as MARNDKNDKNEQTDGLVERLVTVDRVAKVVKGGRIFSFTALTVVGDGNGRVGFGRGKAREVPAAIQKALEAAKRNMITVELNDATLYHPIKARHGASKVYMQPASEGTGVIAGGAMRAVLEVAGVKDVLTKCYGSTNTANVVRATFNGLRDMSTPEKMAAKRGKSVDEILG; from the coding sequence ATGGCTAGAAATGATAAAAATGATAAAAATGAACAAACAGACGGTTTAGTAGAGCGTTTGGTTACTGTTGACCGCGTTGCAAAAGTGGTCAAAGGTGGTCGCATTTTCTCTTTCACTGCTTTGACAGTAGTGGGCGACGGCAATGGCCGTGTTGGTTTTGGTCGCGGTAAAGCACGTGAAGTGCCAGCTGCTATTCAAAAAGCACTAGAAGCTGCCAAACGTAATATGATTACCGTTGAGCTAAATGATGCAACCTTGTATCATCCGATCAAAGCACGTCACGGTGCTAGTAAAGTCTATATGCAACCTGCATCTGAAGGTACTGGCGTAATCGCTGGTGGCGCAATGCGTGCGGTATTAGAAGTTGCTGGTGTCAAAGATGTTTTGACTAAATGTTATGGTTCTACCAATACTGCTAACGTTGTACGTGCAACGTTTAATGGTTTACGTGATATGTCAACTCCAGAAAAGATGGCAGCTAAACGTGGTAAATCTGTAGACGAAATTTTGGGCTAA
- the rplR gene encoding 50S ribosomal protein L18: MFDKKAARLRRSKKTRAHIRFLGVHRLTVNRTPKHIYAQIISPNGGEVIAQASTLDGSLRSGATGNVDAATSVGQMIAERAKAAGITKVAFDRSGFKYHGRVKALAEAARENGLEF, from the coding sequence ATGTTTGATAAAAAAGCAGCTCGTCTGCGTCGATCTAAAAAAACCCGTGCGCATATTCGCTTCTTAGGTGTTCATCGCCTAACAGTTAATCGCACACCAAAGCATATCTATGCCCAGATTATCTCTCCGAACGGTGGTGAAGTGATCGCTCAGGCATCTACCTTAGACGGCAGCTTGCGCTCAGGCGCGACTGGTAACGTTGATGCAGCGACGTCTGTAGGCCAAATGATCGCAGAACGCGCAAAAGCAGCTGGTATTACTAAAGTTGCCTTTGACCGTAGTGGTTTTAAATATCATGGTCGAGTTAAAGCTTTAGCTGAAGCCGCTCGTGAAAATGGATTGGAGTTTTAA
- the rplF gene encoding 50S ribosomal protein L6, with protein sequence MSRVAKAPVTLPNGVSVTLNDRQVEVKGKNGNLSLRLHELVELKQEDDVVTLSPTVDSKEAMMHTGTIRALLNNYVIGVNEGFVKRLQLIGVGYRAQATGNKVTLNVGYSHPVEYTLPEGVSAETPTQTEIVLKSNNKQQLGQAAAKIRGFRPPEPYKGKGIRYSDEHVVRKEAKKK encoded by the coding sequence CCAGTGACGCTGCCAAACGGCGTAAGCGTCACTCTGAACGATCGGCAGGTCGAAGTGAAAGGCAAGAACGGCAATTTGTCTTTACGCCTGCATGAATTGGTCGAGCTGAAACAGGAAGATGATGTTGTTACTCTCTCACCTACAGTCGATTCAAAAGAAGCCATGATGCATACTGGCACCATCCGCGCCCTACTTAACAACTATGTTATAGGCGTGAACGAAGGCTTTGTAAAACGCCTTCAATTGATCGGTGTTGGTTATCGCGCGCAAGCTACTGGCAATAAAGTAACCCTAAACGTTGGTTACTCGCATCCAGTAGAATATACGTTACCTGAAGGTGTGTCAGCTGAAACCCCAACGCAAACTGAAATTGTTTTAAAATCAAACAATAAGCAGCAGCTTGGTCAAGCAGCGGCTAAAATCCGTGGTTTCCGTCCACCAGAGCCTTATAAAGGCAAAGGTATTCGTTATAGCGACGAACATGTGGTTCGTAAAGAAGCTAAGAAAAAATAA